The following nucleotide sequence is from Alkalihalobacillus sp. LMS39.
GAAGTACAACGATGTTTACCGAGCGACCGAAACAGGCAACAACAAGAAACATGTATAAGCATGTATTCGACGTGGCCAAACAGCAAAACGGATTGCGCTTACTAGAAGAGGTGAAGTAGTTGGATAAATTAATGAAACGGCTAAGGACAAGTGTACTTGAACAATCATCTGTTGAAATCAAAAATGAGGCGGTTTGGTATTTGCCAGTTACAACATATGAAATCCAATTCCAAAAAGTGAAACGCACAAAAATGGACATTTTGATTAAAATGATGCTGCTTACATTCGAGGAAACGGATATCCGTCGCGCCGCAAATCTATCAGAACTACTGTTAGTCGAGGAATTGTTCATTGACGATCTGATTGAAAAGTTACAACGAACCGGCTTAATTCGAGTCGAGAAAGGCGTATACAAGCTAACAGTGAAAGGACATAACCAGCTAAGAAACGGCATTGTCGAGGAAGAACTAGATGACGAGTGGACAGAACTTATTTATAGTACAAATCATCTTGAATGTTGGCCAGAGACAGTGGAGGTTGTCACAAGTATTGAGGAAAAATTATCGCTATATCGTTATGCGAAGGAAGACGATGAAGCTACACTTAAAGCCGATGACATTCTCCCTGTCTTAGCCGAGCGAGAAAATGGCTTTGATGAAGAAGGATTACAATTAGTTGTATCTGAAATTAAAAGCATCGACAAGCAACAAGTAGAGCTCATTCCATGTATTGAGTTTCAACTTTACAACGGTGAACAAGACATTTATTTTGCGCGAGTTTGGAATTTAGCGCTAGAGAGTTGGGATGACACGCTTGAGAAACAAATCGAAGAGAACGAGCTAGGAAAGTGGCGGGAGCAGTGGGGGACAGGCTTGCGATAACGACGATTTTGTTGTGAGTACGTTGTTCAGGTGGGTATGTGATTCTATCGGACATTTGTTCCGTTATATGTTGAAAAGAAGAGGTATTGACCACCGATCTTTAATAACTAACGGAACAGATGTCCGTTAGTAATTGAAAAAGGCTTGTTTTGGATGAAATAGCGGAATAAATGTCCGAACGAGCCATACATAACAGGACGTTTTTTTCTATTGTGAAAAACAAGAATCTTTTATAAACTCATTTGTAATAAGGGGGGATGTATATGATTTTTGATTTAAAGGGAGAACCAACGATGTCACCAATAGTCGGGATGTTATTTTCAGCGGTAAAAGAAAATAACGAACGTCTCCAATTAATCACGAGTGGGATGTCGCAAGAGGAAGTTGATTATCAAGGTCCACAGCAGAACGATAATAGTACGGCTCAGCTAATCAGACATTTAACATATGTTGATTTAAATTGGCTTTATCGAATCAAAGGAGAAACACTTCCAATCTCGTTAATAGAAAAATATGGACCGATGATTGATGCAAATAATAAGCTTCCGCTGGTGAAAGGAAAATCGCAAAATACACTTATAGCAGACTATGAAATGGTAATGAAAAAGTTAGAAGAAACATGTACACAGCTAACGGATGCTGATTTAAATCGAGTCGTTTTAT
It contains:
- a CDS encoding DinB family protein translates to MIFDLKGEPTMSPIVGMLFSAVKENNERLQLITSGMSQEEVDYQGPQQNDNSTAQLIRHLTYVDLNWLYRIKGETLPISLIEKYGPMIDANNKLPLVKGKSQNTLIADYEMVMKKLEETCTQLTDADLNRVVLFGHENEKQATIRWGLWHIADHSRYHQAHINQLRKWYNEHSVNR